One region of Primulina tabacum isolate GXHZ01 chromosome 1, ASM2559414v2, whole genome shotgun sequence genomic DNA includes:
- the LOC142509527 gene encoding uncharacterized protein LOC142509527, which translates to MDTNIASYRRGIYTFRVLGQVFHTFSPLTPHEGKSSHFQLYFWDSCNKLTNRMDVFDNADICEDTMKLLIDFMKKNPYAELLNRINDFPSIEHVTLQICKNAEVDQRCYNNPTADQVAAIWVEGNNPNIPYDRDILLHGTDGHKHIVKHYFGCYDPLKYPFLFPNGENGWHQNIPKFKDASIVLQSHHVTVNLSDFSSMESILQTKQRVVRSYNNRMVSCRDYYCYKFQIRNQNPSVVLYERILLQQYAVYMYIKLETTHLDYCRNNQAELRSEYYQGIVDSVTCGEIRGSEIGKRIVLLESLIGGPRDMRKIYLDAMALVRRFGKPDLFITMTCNPKWKEVTDNLVGSQQPQDHHDLTARVFRSKVQGLKKEITHKAIFGLVAAYAYVVEFQKRGLPHIHMLIILKQSYKINNADQFHDYVSTELPNKEENPRLFDLVTHHMMHGPYGYLNRTNSCMIAGQCKCNAPKI; encoded by the exons ATGGATACTAATATTGCTTCATATAGACGAGGAATCTACACATTTAGAGTGTTAGGACAGGTATTCCATACATTCTCACCTTTAACTCCTCATGAAGGAAAATCGTCTCATTTCCAACTGTATTTTTGGGATAGCTGCAACAAATTGACTAATAGGATGGATGTATTCGACAATGCTGATATTTGTGAAGATACTATGAAACTATTGATTGATTTCATGAAAAAAAATCCATATGCAGAATTATTGAATCGAATAAATGATTTTCCCTCTATTGAACATGTAACACTTCAAATATGCAAGAATGCTGAAGTAGATCAGCGTTGCTACAACAATCCTACAGCTGATCAAGTTGCTGCTATTTGGGTAGAGGGAAATAATCCTAACATTCCATATGATAGGGACATATTACTTCATGGGACTGATGGGCATAAACACATAGTAAAGCATTATTTTGGTTGTTATGATCCCCTGAAATATCCATTTCTTTTTCCAAATGGAGAAAATGGATGGCACCAGAACATTCCGAAATTTAAGGATGCGAGTATTGTTCTCCAGTCACATCATGTAACTGTGAATTTATCAGATTTTTCCTCCATGGAATCTATTCTTCAAACAAAGCAAAGAg TTGTTAGAAGTTATAACAATAGGATGGTTTCTTGCCGAGATTACTATtgttacaaatttcagataaggAATCAGAACCCATCCGTTGTTTTATATGAGAGAATATTGTTGCAACAATATGCAGTTTATATGTACATCAAACTTGAAACGACACACTTGGATTATTGCAGAAACAATCAAGCTGAATTGAGATCTGAGTATTATCAAGGCATTGTAGATAGCGTCACTTGTGGAGAGATAAGAGGAAGTGAAATTGGAAAAAGAATTGTTCTTCTAGAATCACTCATTGGAGGTCCAAGAGACATgcgaaaaatatatttagatGCAATGGCATTGGTAAGAAGGTTTGGAAAACCGGATCTATTTATAACAATGACTTGTAATCCAAAGTGGAAAGAAGTTACAGATAATTTAGTGGGTAGTCAACAACCTCAGGATCATCATGATTTGACAGCTAGAGTTTTTCGATCAAAGGTCCAAGGCTTGAAAAAAGAAATAACTCATAAAGCAATTTTTGGACTGGTTGCAGCTTATGCTTATGTAGTTGAATTCCAAAAAAGAGGTTTGCCCCATATCCACATGTTGATAATCTTGAAGCAATCATATAAGATAAACAATGCTGATCAATTCCACGATTATGTTTCGACTGAATTACCTAACAAAGAGGAAAATCCAAGGTTATTTGACCTTGTAACGCATCATATGATGCATGGACCTTATGGATATTTGAATAGAACAAACTCTTGCATGATTGCCGGACAATGtaagtgtaacgccccgaaaatttaa